From the Parcubacteria group bacterium genome, the window CCCTATGACTCATCCATACATCGCGCTTTTTGCATCAATTCCGGTGCGCAATATTTCTTTGCACAACTAAGTTTCCCATCATCGCTCACTGTACATGTATTACATCCGTCAAACCATGTCTTGCATCCCGGCATGACAGCATTTCCATTGCCATCTGTGATCACAGGCTCGTCTGCCGTCATATTTTGTTGTGTACATATGATATTTTTGCCATCGGACTCCATCATGAGAGTGGCTTCTCCTTGGTGTGTCCAAAACGTTACCACGCCATCGGAATACTTTGCACCGGATGCCGACATAACCAATGGAAGGATCACGTTTTCATGCACTTTGCCTGTAAAAAAGAGTTGTGCTGTTTGAGGCTCCACAGCATTATTGAAGTCAACTTTTACCTCCTGACTCTGACAATTATAGATCACTGCCATATCACTTGGTTCGCTCGTCACTTGTTCTTTTGTTGTATCCTTTTGTACGCTGCAACCAGCGAGAAGGATCACTGCGCCCATTATCCAAAAAATCTTTTTCATACCGTCTTGTCATGTAAATAATTATCCTCACACCCCCGTACCGTTCATGATAGATGAGCCTACTAAAAAATCAAGCGAGTTATCCACAGATGACATTTTGTGCTAAAATTCGACTATGCATAAAAATAACGATCAGTATGATGTCATCGTAATCGGTGGCGGACCATCTGGCATGATGTGTGCCGGACGCGCAGCACAATTAGGTGCACGCGTTTTGCTCGTGGAAAAAAACGCCACACTCGGCAACAAACTCCTCTTGACCGGTGGTGGCCGATGCAATATCACCAATGCAATCTTTGATACTACTGCCTTTCTCAATAATTTTTCTGAAAACAAGAAATATCTTCATTCCCCATTTGCACAGTTTGGCGTACAAGATACATTTGATTTTTTTGCCGCACATGATCTGCCACTTGTCGTAGAAGCACGCAATCGCGCCTTCCCCAAAACACAGCGAGCACAGGACGTTTTGACTGTTCTAATTGATTATATGAAAA encodes:
- a CDS encoding MliC family protein; protein product: MKKIFWIMGAVILLAGCSVQKDTTKEQVTSEPSDMAVIYNCQSQEVKVDFNNAVEPQTAQLFFTGKVHENVILPLVMSASGAKYSDGVVTFWTHQGEATLMMESDGKNIICTQQNMTADEPVITDGNGNAVMPGCKTWFDGCNTCTVSDDGKLSCAKKYCAPELMQKARCMDES